In Halarcobacter bivalviorum, a genomic segment contains:
- a CDS encoding substrate-binding domain-containing protein, translating into MTFKKTTVALLASAALTVSLSARDQIKIVGSSTVYPFSSAVAEELGATTKFPTPVVESTGSGGGMKLFCAGNDLNTPDITNASRRMKAKEFTMCEKNGVTDITESVIGYDGIAFAQSKSNPAFNITSEQLALAVAAEVPSKDGKSLIANPYKKWSDIDASLPNREIIIYGPPKSSGTRDAFEELVMQKVFKKMPVYTDLFKKDNKANKKYKKYSVVRTDGVYVPSGENDNIIVQKLNKNKEAFGIFGFSFLIENDDKLSGATINNVSPTPETISSGEYPVSRSLFFYIKNSHKKEVPSMNKYVEMFMSENMIGPDGILAEIGLISLPDATRSEIRNAVMSSKKLKIEDLKH; encoded by the coding sequence ATGACATTCAAAAAAACAACAGTTGCTTTATTAGCAAGTGCTGCACTTACTGTATCTTTAAGTGCTAGAGATCAGATTAAAATTGTAGGTTCATCTACAGTATACCCTTTCTCATCTGCAGTTGCTGAAGAATTAGGTGCTACAACTAAATTCCCAACTCCAGTAGTTGAATCAACTGGTTCAGGTGGTGGAATGAAACTATTTTGTGCTGGAAATGATTTAAATACACCAGATATTACAAATGCATCAAGAAGAATGAAAGCAAAAGAGTTCACTATGTGTGAAAAAAATGGAGTTACTGATATTACTGAATCAGTAATTGGATATGATGGAATTGCATTTGCACAATCAAAATCTAATCCTGCATTTAATATTACAAGTGAACAATTAGCATTAGCAGTTGCTGCTGAAGTTCCTTCTAAAGATGGAAAATCTTTAATTGCTAACCCATATAAAAAATGGTCAGATATTGATGCTTCTTTACCAAATAGAGAAATCATTATTTATGGACCACCAAAGTCATCTGGAACAAGAGATGCATTTGAAGAGCTAGTAATGCAAAAAGTATTCAAAAAAATGCCTGTATATACTGATTTATTCAAAAAAGATAATAAAGCTAACAAAAAATATAAAAAATACTCTGTTGTTAGAACTGATGGTGTTTATGTTCCATCTGGAGAGAATGATAATATTATCGTTCAAAAGTTAAATAAGAACAAAGAAGCATTTGGTATATTTGGATTCTCTTTCTTAATTGAAAATGATGATAAACTTTCTGGTGCAACAATTAATAATGTATCTCCAACTCCTGAAACTATTTCATCTGGAGAATATCCTGTTTCTAGATCATTATTCTTCTACATTAAAAACTCTCATAAAAAAGAAGTTCCTTCTATGAATAAATATGTAGAGATGTTTATGTCAGAAAATATGATTGGACCTGATGGTATTTTAGCAGAAATTGGTCTAATTTCTTTACCTGATGCAACAAGATCAGAAATTAGAAATGCTGTTATGAGTTCTAAAAAACTTAAAATTGAAGACTTAAAACACTAA